The Nyctibius grandis isolate bNycGra1 chromosome 33, bNycGra1.pri, whole genome shotgun sequence nucleotide sequence GTGTGTATGGGAAAAGTGAAAGCCAGTATGATCTCCACCTTCCATCTTAGCAATCTCTGGAGTTATCGCAAAACAGTGACTTCCAGTCAAGGCACAAAAAAGGGTTTTTGGAAGCACAGTTCTCTCGACATTAGTGGCAAGTGTAGCCAGAGATAAGGTAGGCCCAGAAGATGGGACAGGAAGATAACTCACAGCATTGATGCCTGAGAGCTGTTGGGAGAGCTGCAGCATGATGGCAACGATAATGGCTTGACGGTAGTTTGGAGAACGGAAGAGCTCTGCCAcagttgctttcttttcctgggaCATTTTAGCACTCTCTTCTTTCATCTCCAGGATGTCCTGAGACACATCTTGTGTACCACGGAGCTTCTGGAGAACTGGAGGGAGGAATCCAAAAATGCCAGGTATAATACACACAGAGCCAGCAGGTACCCCCACTCTGCCCTGCTATTTCAGGGAGGGCACACTGGGAAGACTGGACCACCTGCCAGTCAGTGTTTGGGCCTGCTGCGTGGGAAAGACTGAGCCTCTGCATGCAGCCTTGCTCATCTTTTCAACCCAGAGGTCAGGGCACTGTGATCAGCATGGAAACCAGGACCCAGTCCTGCTCATGTTGCTTGATCTCCAAACTTACGTTTGATCCCTTCGTTCTGTTCACATGCTTGCCAGAGCTGACTTCAGCCCTCTGCAGTAGGAGAGGGAAATACCCTCCAAGGTCCTTGTTAAGTGTCAGCCTATTTCCTGCCTTTCAGGAGGAGCtaacagagctgcagcagctggcccTGCTACATCCCATCAGGCCAGGTGCCACTCCTCACATCTTAATCCCACCTGGAGTCTCTGTTGGGCTGCCACGTTTCTCACACTTCCTGGCACTGGTGCAACCTAAAGGATGGGAGGGCAGGCCTGGTGCCCTCCGGGAGTCACACCCTGTTCCATCACAGGCTCCAGAGTCAGTCCTGGCCTCCCACTCAAGTTCAGTGCAGGCTGGGAGGCAGAATACAGCTCTGCCCCTTCAGAGATGAGCTCTTACCTGCTTGcgctttctcttcctccatctTGTTGATCAATAAGAAACGGGGGCTCTCAGGGCAGAAAAGAAGAGCCACGCACTGCAGGATTGCTGGGAGGACCGTGAACCCCAAAAGCAGAGGCCAAAGTGTCTCAGTCCCCATGATTCCCTCCAGGCCAAAGATCTACACCAAGAATTGGAGAGAAATAAAGTGATTTAAATACTCTGATCTGATTCCTCACTCCCATGCCAGTGAATATGACAGGACAACATACTGCACCTGATGGTGAGTGCAGCCCACCTcaccctcccccagcccccgtTTCCCCTGAGGGAAGGATCAGGTTGTGTCAAGCCTACCTGGGCCACCAGGATGCCCACAACAATGCCCAGCTGGCTGAGGGTGCCAAAGGCTCCACGGAGGCTGGTGGGCGAGACCTCACTGATGTACATGGGCACAAAGCCAGTGCAGAGACCACAGAAGAGACCAATAACAAAGCGGCCGATAATCAGTATCTCCACTGCCTTTGCCGTCTTAGAGAAGGCCATGAGAGTGCCACCAGCAAAGGCCAAGATGTTCACCAGCAGCATGGAGTTCCTCCTGCCAGGGTAAAGATGTCAAGACTGAGCTTAAACTGGCAGTACAGTGGGAAAATCACTGGGAGAGGGGTAAATCTACGCATGACCCCATCTCAGAGGTGGGAGGAGAACAGAGTAATTCCCATTCAGCTCCTGCCTTGGCCTGcaactctttctttttgcagCCCACACATTcttgcttccttcctccccagcctctgccacctcccacctcctcctcctcctcccttcctctcacctctgccctctccctcccaacACTGCATTGTAGGAGGGAAGAATTCCCTAATGGCTCATATCTGGCTTCCCAACTTACCTGCCAAATCTGTTGACAAATAGACTAACTGAGAAGGAGCCAATCATACCTCCTACTGAGAAGATAGCCACAGAAAGGGACCACAGAGAAGTGAGGAGCTCTGGGGAGACAACATCCCCGCTCCGTTCTGACAAGGTTCTGTTGAAGAATCTCCGGATGATCTGCAAGAGAAACCAGGTGGGGATAGAGTTACAATCCAGTGGGAGGCACTTTGCACTGGGAGAGGGGAGATTACTTCTGAggtctttcttctgttttcatggaGGCAAGAAGCAATA carries:
- the LOC137675347 gene encoding solute carrier family 2, facilitated glucose transporter member 3, with translation MLLVNILAFAGGTLMAFSKTAKAVEILIIGRFVIGLFCGLCTGFVPMYISEVSPTSLRGAFGTLSQLGIVVGILVAQIFGLEGIMGTETLWPLLLGFTVLPAILQCVALLFCPESPRFLLINKMEEEKAQAVLQKLRGTQDVSQDILEMKEESAKMSQEKKATVAELFRSPNYRQAIIVAIMLQLSQQLSGINAVFYYSTGIFERAGITQPVYVTIGAGVVNTVFTVVSLFLVERAGRRTLHLVGLGGMAVCAVLMTVALALKDVVEWIRYISIVATFGFVALFEIGPGPIPWFIVAELFSQGPRPAAMAVAGCSNWTSDFLVGMLFPYAEKVCGSYVFLIFLVFLVIFFVFTFFKLPETKGRTFEDISRGFEG